The region AATATAAGATCTTCATCACCTTCTTCTGTGTAGGTTGTGGTAAGAGACTCTAAAAAGGTGTAGTTATCATATATAAGTTCATTATAGATCCTATGAATCATATATGGAATAGTGCTATAATTGCTTCTCGAATAAAGGTTTTCGTAAACTTTTATAGCTAGATTTCTCCCATCAATATTGTATTTATTACCATTAAAGGTATAAAAAAATGGTTTATTATGTAAATAGTCCATTACAAAGAGAAACTCATCTTTCAAGTTTGGATAAGCTCCATTACATTTGCTATCCTCTTCACACACCTTAAAAAAACGCTCAATAGCTTCTTTATATTGAGTTACTGAGTGTTGCATAAAATCACTATTTTCTGGTAAAACACCATCTAACACAACACTTTCTAAATTTTCAGGGTAAAGTTCTAAATACTCTAAAGAGAGCCTACTTCCATAAGATACACCTAGTAGATTTATCTTTTCATATCCTAAACTTTTTCTTAAAGATTCAATATCATATGCACTATTTCTTGTTGTAAAATCTTTTTTAAATAGACCTTTACTTTGTAGAAAATTTTTACACCCAATTAAAGCATCTATATAAGAGCTTTTAATTGAAGTTTCAAACTGCTCTTGGGTGATAGAGTTTATTGTGTTGTTTTCACCAAGAAGCTCTGTTAGGTTTTCTTTTAATTCACTCTCATCTACACTAGAACAAGAAAGATAGGAAGAGGAGTACTGCTCCCCTCTACGATTATAAAAGATAAGGTCTCTATCATCAAAAGTAGAGAAATTAGATGATACCCAATCTAGAAAAGTGAGTTCTTTTAAAGCTCCTTTTTCAGTAGGACCTCCTACTTCATAAATAACTGGTGATTTTATAGCTTCTTTTTTTGCTCTTTTAATAACAATTGGAAGGGAAAAAGTTGATGTTGGATTAAAGTAGTCGTTTGGGACTTCTAACACTCCACATTCAAGGTCAGTTCTATCAATATCAAAACTACTACACTCTGTAGTATAATAACTTTTTGAGATCTGTGGGATAGTGTTATCACTGCCACAGCCTGAAAAGATTAAAATACCCATAATAAGGGAAAAAATAATTGTTCTCATACAATTCCTTCTTTATAAAAAGTTAAAAAAGCCATCTACACTATAAGTTGATAGAATAAATAATACCATACAAGCACTAAAATAATATCCCTAGTTATACCTAAGTAAACACTCATAATATTATATTTTAAATAAGAGCAAAAATTAAACTCAAATAGATATAATTCTCTTCACAAAAATTTAATTAGGAAAAATAATTTATGAATGAAACTCTAATCTACCCTATAATTGCAATAATAGCTTTCATAGCTTATAAAAAATATACTCAATACCAGGTCTTAAAACTTGTACCATCTCTTTTAGAAGAGGGTGCCCAGATTATTGATGTTAGAACAAAAGAAGAGTTTAGTTTAGCTAATAAAGAGGGAAGCGTAAATATCCCATTAGATTCTCTAAAAAATAGAATAAATGAGTTAGACAATAATAAACCTATAATTGTTTGTTGTGCTAGTGGGAGTAGAAGTGGCTTAGCAAGACGTCTTTTATTATCTAATGGCTTTGAGAATGTGCATAATGCTGGTATGTGGAAATCTCTTTTAAAGTTTTAAAACAGCTTTTATTCTAAGTATTTCTGATTTGTAATAATGAAAAAACTTAGCCTACAAATTTTATATAAAAGAGCTTGTTAAACTGATTTTGAATATTATGAAAATTAAAATAATGTTAGGGAGTAAATAATAATTATGGAAAGCTACTTACCTTATTTTCTTATTTTTATTGGAGTAGGTTTAATTATATTTCTTACAAGTTTGATATTAAGAGCCACTAAAAGTAAAAGTTGGGAAAAAACATCTGGTGTATTGTTAGATAAGGGGACAAGACTTCATATTTCTAGAGATATTATAACAAAAAATATTGATTGGAAAAGTATTCATATTGATGTTCAATATGAATATGAAGTTGATGGAAAAATATATATTTCAAAAAGAGTCACTTTTTCTGACATGGTTAATAAACCAATGAGTTGCCTAAACAAACTATTAAATGAGTATTTATCTACAAATAAAATTATTGTTTATTATAATCCCAAAAATCATGGGGATAGTGTACTATTTCCTGGAGCTACTATATGGAATTTTACCCCAATGATTACAGGAGTAATATTTATAAGTGCAGGAATATTTCTTTTAAATAGTTAAGTAAAATTATTAGCTCATTCTTACTGTAGGCAATAATAGAGTTAATCTATTATTGCCTTTTGTACTTAGACTTTATCTTCTTTTTGCCAAGTTCTTTTTAGGTTATGTATATAAACAATCAAAATAAAAAATATTGATGATGTTACACCTAATACTAATAATAGACTTGTTTCTTCAGGTACTGTGTCAAGTAAAATTAACTTTCTTATGATAACTACGAATGCAATCTCTAGGAAGGTTAGGGCATATTCAAAACCACTTTTTATAAATAGTGTTTTTACTATTGCCAATACAATCAAGGTAAATAAACCATCTGTTAATATCATTTTTATAGACATAAAATCTAATGCTCCTTGTGAAAGAGTCAATGAAATCATTTTATGAGAAAGACTTAATATACAAACTGCTAAATAAACTATCATACTCAATATAAATAGATGTTTTAACAAATTTATAATACGCAAAAATATGATATCGATTTTATTTTCTAAAATTTTATCAAATTGATTTAGCTGACTAAAAACCTTTTCTAGAAGGTTTTTTTCTTGGACATCTGCCACTTTTTTTATTCCTTATTTTATGGGCTTAATTTTTGCGAATATTATCACAATAGAAATAAAAATACAAGTGAAAATGAACAAATATTCATAATAAATTTTATACACTATTTTTTTCATTTTTTTATAGTAAAAAATAAAAATATTATTAACTTATATTAATATAAAAACAACTATTATACTTATGAAAATACTAGGATAGCATATGAAAAAGATAGTTTGTTTTTTTATAATTTTTAGTGTAAATATTTTTGCAGGAAAATTAATTGAGTTGAATACTAGAGAGGGGATTACCCAGAAGTTTGAATTAATAGAAGCTAGGAATCCTGTAGCGAGTTTGATATTATTTGTAGGTGGAAAAGGTGCATTGGATTTATCTGCATCATATATTGGTGTTAATTATGGTTGGGGAAAATTAAATTTTTTAGTTAGAGTAAAAGATGATTTTGTAAAAAATGGATTTAATGTAGCTGTTGTAGATGCTCCAAGTGATAAGCAAGTTAAAAAAGGTATGTTAGGTGGTTTTAGAAATAGTGTTTCTCACCAAGAAGATATAGATAAGGTTATCTCATATTTAAAAGAAAAATACTCATTGCCTATTTGGTTGATAGGTACAAGTAGAGGGACTGAGTCAGCTGCAAGTATAGCTATAAATACAAAAGTTGGAATTGATGGTTTGATTTTAAGTTCAAGTATTAGTGAAGAAAGCTCTAGAGGTATAGCTGTTACACAAATGGATTTAGATGAAATAAAAGTTCCAGTTTTAATAACTGCTCATAAAGATGATGCTTGTAAACATACACCAGCTTCAGGAGCACAAAAAATAAAAGAGCTTTTATCAAATACAAAAAAAGTACAAGTTAGTATTTTTGAAGGTGGACATGAAGTTCAAGGCCCATGTCGAGCTAAATCCCATCATGGATATTTAGGTGTTGAAGAAAAGGTTGTAGAGAGTATGTCAAAGTACATAAAAGAAAATATCTAAAACTATTTAGTAAAAAAGAGTTAAAATTATAAATTCAAAAATTTATAAAAAGGATATATATGTCAAAAAGTTTTGAATTTATAAATATTGGAAAATTTGAAGATATTAAAGATAGTCAATATACCTTGCCAGATTCAAAAAAGGTATTAGAAGGTAAAATTTTTTTAAATGAATTAATGAGTTTAAGTGGAAGTGAAATATCTTTAAACAGCTTTGCTCCAGGTCAATACTTCCCTTTTGATCATAAACATATAAAAAATGAAGAGATCTTTATTATACTAAAGGGTAATGGAGAATTTGAAATAGATGGAAATAAATTTCAAATAGAAGAGGGTAGTGTAGTAAAAGTTAGTCCTAAAGAGGTCAGAAATATTTGTAATACTTCAAAAGATACAAATCTTTTATATATTGTAATACAAACAAGAGAAGATAGTATGAATAGTAAAAAACCTACAGAAGATGGTATTAGCGTGATTGAAAGAACTAAATGGTAGAAAATATTAGAATTTATCTTTTATTAATATTTAACTAACTATTATTTCAAAGTTTTTAAAAAAGAAATTATATTTACAGTTTCTTTTCTAAATGATAATTTATTAAATAAATCTAGGGTTGCAAATGGCTAAAAGTCAAAACAATAACAGTGTAAAAAGTTCAAAAGTTGATCTTATCAAACTTGGAAGTAATTCTACTCCAAAAGCATTTTCAAAAGATACTACAGTAAAAGACCAAGTGGTAAATGCTAGAAAAAGTGCAAGCTTAAATAAAGAAAAAGCTAAGAAAAAAGCCAAAATGGCAAAAGCTTCAAGAAAGAAA is a window of Halarcobacter sp. DNA encoding:
- a CDS encoding cupin domain-containing protein — protein: MSKSFEFINIGKFEDIKDSQYTLPDSKKVLEGKIFLNELMSLSGSEISLNSFAPGQYFPFDHKHIKNEEIFIILKGNGEFEIDGNKFQIEEGSVVKVSPKEVRNICNTSKDTNLLYIVIQTREDSMNSKKPTEDGISVIERTKW
- a CDS encoding rhodanese-like domain-containing protein, producing the protein MNETLIYPIIAIIAFIAYKKYTQYQVLKLVPSLLEEGAQIIDVRTKEEFSLANKEGSVNIPLDSLKNRINELDNNKPIIVCCASGSRSGLARRLLLSNGFENVHNAGMWKSLLKF
- a CDS encoding alpha/beta fold hydrolase — protein: MRTIIFSLIMGILIFSGCGSDNTIPQISKSYYTTECSSFDIDRTDLECGVLEVPNDYFNPTSTFSLPIVIKRAKKEAIKSPVIYEVGGPTEKGALKELTFLDWVSSNFSTFDDRDLIFYNRRGEQYSSSYLSCSSVDESELKENLTELLGENNTINSITQEQFETSIKSSYIDALIGCKNFLQSKGLFKKDFTTRNSAYDIESLRKSLGYEKINLLGVSYGSRLSLEYLELYPENLESVVLDGVLPENSDFMQHSVTQYKEAIERFFKVCEEDSKCNGAYPNLKDEFLFVMDYLHNKPFFYTFNGNKYNIDGRNLAIKVYENLYSRSNYSTIPYMIHRIYNELIYDNYTFLESLTTTYTEEGDEDLIFNFIHYQDYPINLNTLLAKKDTLGEFTNSYSIYDIMTHNGIYEVYGGGRFVQYPYKNNVPVLIITGTLDPVTPYFYAENIDARLQNSTNIVLKNYGHGNFTSNCGKLSLERFWESKSEFTPPDCVNDKNPIDFFVEEE
- a CDS encoding DUF3592 domain-containing protein translates to MESYLPYFLIFIGVGLIIFLTSLILRATKSKSWEKTSGVLLDKGTRLHISRDIITKNIDWKSIHIDVQYEYEVDGKIYISKRVTFSDMVNKPMSCLNKLLNEYLSTNKIIVYYNPKNHGDSVLFPGATIWNFTPMITGVIFISAGIFLLNS